In one Paraburkholderia megapolitana genomic region, the following are encoded:
- a CDS encoding carbohydrate ABC transporter permease, with protein sequence MTGRHSGADAYPHRPSSAESTPRRSLAAFWERHQRSLAPWLFLAPALIAFTVYVIVPVIESLALSLYNWDGLGKASFIGIANYVELYHDPDFWGALRNNLIWLIGFMLAIPAGLFMALFLNQQVFGIRLVKSLFFFPFVISQAVIGLVFSWFYDPTNGLLAHLLHLLGLHGIAVLSDGRYATYGIVVAGLYPQIAYCMILYLTGLNNVRTDLIEAARLEGAKGWTMLTRIVLPQLRPATFVAVVVTVVGALRSFDMISIMTQGGPYGSSRVLAYYMYEQALSEYGFRMGYGSAIATVLFLIMLLYIGFVLVRIYRQEKEHR encoded by the coding sequence ATGACCGGACGGCATTCGGGGGCCGACGCATACCCGCACAGGCCCTCATCCGCGGAGTCCACCCCTCGCCGCAGCCTCGCGGCGTTCTGGGAGCGCCACCAGCGCTCGCTTGCGCCGTGGCTCTTCCTGGCACCGGCACTGATCGCATTCACGGTGTATGTGATCGTGCCGGTCATCGAGTCGCTCGCGCTGAGCCTGTACAACTGGGACGGACTCGGCAAGGCGAGCTTTATCGGCATCGCAAACTATGTCGAGCTGTATCACGATCCCGATTTCTGGGGCGCGTTGAGAAACAACCTGATCTGGCTGATCGGCTTCATGCTCGCCATCCCTGCCGGTCTCTTCATGGCGCTGTTTCTCAACCAGCAGGTGTTTGGCATTCGCCTCGTCAAATCGCTGTTTTTCTTTCCGTTCGTGATTTCGCAGGCTGTGATCGGGCTCGTGTTCAGCTGGTTTTACGATCCGACCAATGGCCTGCTCGCGCATCTCCTGCACCTGCTCGGCCTGCATGGCATCGCCGTGCTTTCCGACGGGCGCTACGCGACCTACGGCATCGTCGTCGCGGGTCTCTACCCGCAGATCGCCTACTGCATGATTCTCTATCTGACGGGCCTCAACAACGTGCGCACCGATCTGATCGAAGCGGCACGGCTAGAGGGCGCAAAGGGCTGGACGATGCTCACGCGCATCGTGTTGCCGCAATTGCGCCCGGCGACCTTCGTGGCGGTGGTCGTGACCGTGGTTGGCGCGTTGCGCAGCTTCGACATGATCTCGATCATGACGCAAGGCGGCCCGTACGGATCGTCGCGTGTGCTGGCCTATTACATGTACGAACAGGCGCTCAGCGAGTACGGCTTCCGGATGGGTTACGGCTCGGCCATCGCAACCGTGCTGTTCCTGATCATGCTGCTCTACATCGGCTTCGTGCTCGTGCGCATCTACCGGCAGGAAAAGGAGCACCGCTGA
- a CDS encoding carbohydrate ABC transporter permease: MFPTPIAQTSQPVQWLYRIALPVLLVVWLLPLIAIALTSLRGPADIFAGNYWGTPTQWQIASNYLAIFQGTPLARYLLNSFLITVPAVIGAVALSCLSGFALGIYRFRMNLPVFFLFVAGNFVPFQILMVPVRTLSLHLGLYDSVLGLVLFHTAFQSGFCTFFMRNFILELPGELIDAARMDGATEWQIFRRVVLPLVRPAIAAVSILIFTFVWNDYFWATVLIQGDHAMPVTAGLRALNGQWVAQWHLVAAGSLVAALPPVAIFFLKQRDFIAGLTMGATKG, translated from the coding sequence ATGTTTCCGACGCCCATCGCGCAAACCAGCCAACCGGTGCAATGGCTTTACCGCATCGCGCTTCCGGTATTGCTCGTCGTCTGGCTGCTGCCGCTCATCGCCATCGCGCTGACCTCGCTGCGCGGTCCCGCCGACATCTTCGCGGGCAATTACTGGGGCACCCCCACGCAGTGGCAGATTGCATCGAACTATCTCGCGATCTTTCAGGGCACGCCGTTAGCCCGCTATCTGCTCAACAGTTTTTTGATCACCGTTCCTGCTGTGATCGGTGCGGTCGCGCTGAGCTGCCTGTCCGGCTTCGCGCTCGGCATCTACCGGTTTCGCATGAACCTGCCAGTGTTCTTTCTGTTCGTTGCCGGCAACTTCGTGCCGTTCCAGATTCTCATGGTGCCGGTTCGCACGCTGAGTCTGCACCTCGGTCTGTATGACTCGGTGCTCGGACTGGTGCTGTTTCACACCGCGTTTCAAAGCGGCTTCTGCACATTCTTCATGCGCAATTTCATTCTGGAACTGCCGGGCGAACTTATCGACGCCGCCCGCATGGACGGCGCCACCGAGTGGCAGATTTTTCGGCGCGTTGTCTTGCCGCTCGTGCGGCCGGCCATCGCGGCTGTCTCGATCCTCATCTTCACGTTTGTCTGGAACGACTATTTCTGGGCCACCGTGCTGATCCAGGGCGATCACGCGATGCCGGTCACGGCCGGCCTCAGGGCGCTGAACGGTCAATGGGTCGCGCAGTGGCACCTGGTGGCCGCCGGCTCGCTCGTCGCAGCCCTGCCGCCCGTTGCCATTTTCTTTCTCAAGCAAAGAGACTTCATCGCCGGCTTGACCATGGGCGCCACCAAGGGATAA
- a CDS encoding alpha-galactosidase: MHATRLIHLTGDAISLVLEPNGALPVWRHFGAKLGASADPLATPLVDALADAWPAAAARPLPPTILANDPPLTLLPIHGLGWFNQPALAGSRPASGGDLDWVQDFREDDLNWDEHALRIALSDDVAGLGLTLSYTLDPTSGVVSAWAEIENRADTPFRLDWLAAACVPLAPGMDQVLGFSGRWTLEFQENREPLGIATWRRDNRRGRTSHDSFPGVIVGSTLADDDGPVLGAHLGWSGNHTMLIEPLADGRRQLQIGEWLAPGEVVLEKGARYRTPTAYLSFSTQGLNGLSAGFHRFVREHVLAWPGGTMTARPVHLNTWEAVYCEHDPEDLKSLASAAAQLGVERFVLDDGWFHRRDNDRAALGDWWPDARKYPQGLAPLVDHVRGLGMQFGLWVEPEMVNPDSDLYRGHPDWAMQLEGRPLITGRNQLVLDLANPAVANYLFATLSVLLREYPIAYLKWDMNRDLASAGHRGRAAYRRQTEAYYRLLARLRDHFPALEIESCASGGGRADFGALQHTHRIWTSDSNDALTRIGIQRGFTRFFPPEIMGAHIGPADSHTTGRRHSMAFRAAVALPGHLGLEMDVRLLDADERAELTRWIALFKEWRGVAHSGTLRQGDIEPSLAWVQIVARDLGAALVTVYRRFESANRYIAPLLVRGLDAERRYRVKILHMPVAPHFAKPSGLLAALADEGVVLSGATLRDLGLPVPPLPPESAVVFSCVAVDD; encoded by the coding sequence ATGCACGCAACACGCCTCATTCATCTGACTGGCGATGCCATCAGCCTCGTTCTCGAACCCAACGGCGCTCTGCCTGTGTGGCGGCATTTCGGCGCGAAACTCGGCGCGAGTGCCGATCCGCTCGCTACACCGCTTGTCGACGCGCTTGCCGATGCGTGGCCCGCCGCAGCTGCGCGGCCCCTTCCTCCGACGATACTGGCCAACGACCCACCGCTTACGTTGCTGCCCATTCACGGCCTGGGATGGTTCAACCAGCCGGCTCTCGCCGGCAGTCGACCTGCAAGCGGCGGCGACCTCGACTGGGTGCAGGATTTTCGCGAAGACGACCTGAACTGGGACGAGCACGCGTTGCGGATCGCGTTGAGTGACGACGTCGCGGGTCTTGGGTTGACGCTGAGCTATACGCTCGACCCGACTTCCGGTGTGGTCAGCGCATGGGCCGAAATCGAGAATCGCGCCGATACGCCGTTCCGGCTGGACTGGCTGGCCGCGGCCTGCGTTCCGCTTGCGCCTGGCATGGATCAGGTGCTGGGGTTCAGTGGCAGATGGACGCTCGAGTTCCAGGAAAACCGCGAGCCACTCGGTATCGCTACCTGGCGGCGGGACAACCGCCGTGGACGTACCTCGCATGACAGCTTTCCCGGCGTCATCGTGGGCAGCACACTCGCCGACGACGACGGCCCGGTGCTCGGCGCCCACCTGGGCTGGAGCGGCAATCATACGATGCTGATCGAGCCGCTCGCCGACGGCCGGCGACAACTCCAGATCGGCGAATGGCTCGCGCCCGGCGAAGTCGTGCTCGAGAAAGGCGCACGTTACCGGACGCCTACCGCGTATCTGTCGTTCAGCACGCAGGGGCTCAACGGTCTGAGCGCCGGTTTTCATCGGTTCGTGCGAGAACATGTCCTTGCGTGGCCCGGCGGCACGATGACAGCTCGTCCAGTGCACTTAAACACGTGGGAAGCCGTGTATTGCGAGCACGATCCGGAGGATCTGAAGTCGCTTGCGAGCGCTGCGGCGCAACTCGGCGTCGAGCGCTTCGTCCTCGACGACGGCTGGTTCCATCGGCGCGACAACGACCGCGCGGCGCTCGGCGACTGGTGGCCCGATGCGCGCAAATATCCGCAAGGACTGGCACCGCTCGTCGATCACGTGCGCGGGCTCGGCATGCAATTCGGCTTATGGGTCGAACCGGAGATGGTCAATCCGGATAGCGATCTGTATCGCGGGCATCCCGACTGGGCGATGCAACTGGAGGGCCGCCCGTTGATCACCGGTCGCAATCAGCTCGTTCTCGATCTGGCCAATCCAGCAGTGGCGAACTACCTGTTCGCGACGCTCAGTGTGTTGTTGCGCGAGTATCCGATTGCCTATCTGAAGTGGGATATGAATCGCGATCTCGCCTCGGCTGGACACCGCGGTCGAGCTGCGTATCGTCGTCAGACCGAGGCGTACTACCGCTTGCTGGCGCGCCTGCGTGACCATTTCCCCGCACTCGAGATAGAGAGTTGTGCATCCGGCGGCGGTCGCGCCGATTTCGGCGCGCTGCAGCACACGCATCGCATCTGGACTAGCGACTCCAACGACGCGCTGACACGTATCGGCATCCAGCGCGGATTCACGCGCTTCTTCCCGCCCGAGATCATGGGCGCGCACATCGGTCCCGCCGATTCGCACACGACAGGCCGTCGCCATAGCATGGCGTTTCGCGCGGCGGTGGCGTTACCGGGTCACCTTGGTCTGGAAATGGACGTGCGTCTGCTCGACGCCGATGAACGCGCCGAACTGACGCGCTGGATTGCGCTCTTCAAGGAGTGGCGCGGCGTCGCGCATAGCGGCACGCTCCGGCAGGGAGATATCGAACCGTCGCTGGCGTGGGTGCAGATCGTCGCTCGCGATCTCGGCGCGGCGCTCGTTACGGTTTATCGGCGGTTCGAAAGTGCGAATCGCTATATCGCACCGCTTCTCGTGCGGGGGCTCGATGCAGAGCGCCGCTATCGCGTGAAGATCCTGCACATGCCCGTGGCACCGCATTTTGCAAAGCCGTCGGGGCTTCTCGCGGCACTGGCCGATGAGGGTGTCGTGCTGTCCGGCGCGACGTTGCGCGATCTCGGCTTGCCGGTGCCGCCGCTGCCGCCGGAATCGGCGGTCGTGTTCAGTTGCGTGGCGGTGGACGATTGA
- a CDS encoding MFS transporter has product MAELVSGRSTAQRVLAATSISYTVVLLDASIVNVALAAIRHTLHSDVAGLQWIVNAYTLTFASLLMTGGTLGDRLGARNVYFAGLAIFALASALCGLAPNLATLALARALQGVGSAMLVPCSLALINDAYPVPAERAAAISVWMGCGGVAMASGPLVGGLLIHLFGWRGIFFVNVPIGLLGLWLTLSVDRTAASRTRYFDLAGQVAVVVALGTLIGVLIEGPVVGWQSVPIRLGIATSCIAWAAFFFIETHTRNPMLPLQLFRNALFSGSTVVSMASAFIFYGMLFTFSLYYQQVRGYSALDTGLAFLPMTGMVALGGLLSSRFVKLLGARQSMCIAFGLYAAGALGMMLSTASSPYWRAVLPLLAIGLASGFISPAATSPALGTVEKSRAGVAAAVLNSARQSGSALGVAIVGTFISTVHVFQSAMNAVLGIVVVLSVAAAFVWWATSRPISTGARQAQ; this is encoded by the coding sequence ATGGCCGAACTCGTTTCCGGCCGCAGCACTGCACAGCGTGTTCTGGCCGCGACCAGCATCAGCTATACGGTCGTTCTGCTCGATGCATCCATCGTCAACGTCGCGCTTGCGGCAATTCGCCACACGCTGCACAGCGACGTCGCGGGTCTGCAATGGATCGTCAACGCCTACACGCTGACGTTTGCGAGTCTGCTGATGACGGGCGGCACGCTCGGCGACCGCCTCGGCGCACGCAACGTCTACTTTGCCGGGCTCGCGATATTCGCGCTTGCATCGGCGCTGTGCGGGCTCGCCCCGAACCTCGCCACGCTGGCGCTTGCACGCGCGTTGCAGGGCGTCGGTAGCGCGATGCTCGTGCCATGCTCGCTTGCGCTCATCAACGATGCCTATCCTGTACCGGCCGAACGAGCCGCGGCTATCAGCGTCTGGATGGGCTGCGGTGGTGTCGCGATGGCTTCGGGGCCGCTCGTGGGTGGGCTGTTGATCCATCTGTTCGGCTGGCGCGGCATCTTCTTCGTAAACGTGCCGATTGGGTTACTGGGGCTGTGGCTCACGCTCTCGGTGGATCGAACAGCAGCCTCGCGCACGCGCTATTTCGATCTGGCAGGGCAGGTGGCCGTTGTCGTCGCGTTAGGCACGTTGATCGGCGTGCTGATCGAAGGGCCTGTGGTGGGATGGCAATCGGTGCCGATACGCCTCGGTATCGCGACGAGTTGCATCGCGTGGGCAGCGTTCTTTTTCATCGAAACCCATACGCGCAATCCGATGCTGCCGCTGCAGTTGTTCCGCAATGCGCTGTTCTCGGGGTCGACGGTCGTGTCGATGGCATCGGCGTTTATCTTCTACGGCATGCTGTTCACGTTCAGCCTCTACTACCAGCAGGTGCGCGGCTATTCCGCTCTCGACACCGGCCTCGCGTTCCTGCCGATGACCGGTATGGTGGCGCTCGGCGGCTTGCTGTCGAGCCGGTTCGTGAAGCTTCTGGGCGCGCGGCAGTCGATGTGTATCGCGTTCGGTCTCTATGCGGCGGGTGCGCTCGGGATGATGCTTTCGACGGCCAGTTCGCCGTACTGGCGTGCCGTGTTGCCGTTGCTCGCGATCGGCCTGGCATCGGGTTTCATTTCGCCGGCCGCCACGTCGCCAGCGCTCGGCACTGTCGAAAAGAGCCGCGCGGGCGTGGCGGCGGCCGTGCTGAATTCGGCCAGGCAAAGCGGCTCCGCGCTCGGCGTTGCGATTGTCGGCACGTTCATCTCGACCGTGCACGTGTTCCAGTCGGCGATGAACGCAGTGCTCGGCATTGTCGTCGTGCTGTCGGTGGCGGCCGCGTTTGTGTGGTGGGCGACGTCGCGACCGATATCGACCGGTGCGCGTCAAGCGCAGTGA
- a CDS encoding DUF4148 domain-containing protein — MKVRNVLGIGLLAAFLSPLASAEVDQHKSAPHSHVHTGATDTHKKVKPKHHGKTRAEVRQELIEAQRNGLVPTNDVNYPPNERTIERNKARYAAYERHNAGK, encoded by the coding sequence ATGAAAGTTCGAAACGTACTTGGGATTGGCCTGCTCGCCGCCTTCCTCTCCCCCCTGGCTTCCGCAGAAGTGGACCAGCACAAGTCAGCCCCGCACTCCCACGTGCACACCGGCGCTACGGACACGCACAAGAAGGTCAAGCCGAAGCATCACGGCAAGACGCGTGCTGAGGTCCGTCAGGAACTGATCGAGGCGCAACGAAATGGTCTCGTGCCGACGAACGACGTGAACTACCCGCCGAACGAACGCACCATCGAACGCAACAAGGCGCGCTATGCCGCGTACGAGCGCCACAACGCCGGTAAGTAA
- a CDS encoding DUF4148 domain-containing protein codes for MKSITTLILASALLFSTAAVQAQGLTRAEVKQQLIEAQANGLGYVTDASYPAVHPIYEHLVKAQAAKSSYGGVPAGSQQAGEKPHGLPMPHGNPHCVGPVSFCNIYFGS; via the coding sequence ATGAAATCCATCACCACGCTCATCCTTGCTTCGGCCCTGCTCTTTTCTACTGCGGCCGTTCAGGCTCAAGGTCTCACACGCGCTGAAGTCAAACAGCAACTCATCGAAGCCCAGGCCAACGGGCTCGGCTACGTGACCGACGCGTCCTATCCGGCGGTTCATCCGATCTACGAACACCTGGTCAAGGCGCAAGCGGCAAAGAGCAGCTACGGCGGTGTGCCTGCCGGATCGCAGCAAGCTGGAGAGAAGCCGCACGGGCTGCCGATGCCGCACGGCAACCCGCACTGCGTCGGACCGGTTAGCTTCTGCAATATCTACTTCGGCTCGTAA
- a CDS encoding heavy metal sensor histidine kinase, giving the protein MTYWFLPRTLSVRLAILFALASSILLAFNGLCLYAALKQNITADAAQQIYMTLSATRSHLVTEHSEESVASHGPAWFDPFHAHDNIEMAIYAADGRELVRTARFRLREGILVDSGRDRPRAVDRTYGVFRYVSESVPLVGSEGRAVRVVVQYDGSRQAALLRTYSINVMLVTLLGAIASALIAYALAKFGLRPLKLLAARADQVSCSKLIQPLPDILMADEMLALNQAFNRMLQRLDDSFARLSRFSSDLAHDMRTPLTNLLAESQVALSRPRESHEYRTVIESGIDETQRLSRMIDDMLFLARSENRADRVNFVRIDTHEEAARVAGYYETLASEKGVAIRVTGKAQIDGNQLLVQRALSNLISNALAHAPMGSEILVQCTERDAVSEVAVVDTGPGIGAEHLGRIFDRFYRVDPARHESALGSGLGLAIVSSIMDEHDGECSVTSEPGVRTAFVLSFKRP; this is encoded by the coding sequence ATGACCTACTGGTTTCTGCCACGTACGCTGAGCGTTCGACTGGCCATCCTGTTCGCGCTCGCGAGCTCGATCCTGCTCGCCTTCAACGGGTTGTGTCTGTACGCGGCGCTCAAGCAGAACATCACCGCCGACGCTGCACAGCAGATCTATATGACGTTGTCCGCGACGCGTTCGCACCTCGTCACGGAGCACAGCGAAGAGTCTGTTGCGAGTCATGGTCCCGCGTGGTTCGATCCATTCCATGCGCACGACAACATCGAAATGGCGATCTATGCCGCGGACGGGCGCGAACTCGTGCGCACTGCGCGCTTCAGGCTGCGTGAGGGCATCCTCGTCGATTCGGGCCGCGATCGTCCGCGAGCTGTCGATCGAACCTACGGCGTGTTCCGCTACGTCAGCGAGTCGGTGCCGCTGGTGGGTTCGGAGGGTCGCGCCGTTCGTGTGGTGGTTCAGTACGACGGTAGCCGTCAGGCGGCCTTGCTTCGTACCTATTCGATCAACGTCATGCTGGTCACCCTGCTTGGTGCGATTGCTTCCGCGCTGATCGCGTATGCACTTGCGAAGTTTGGTCTACGGCCGCTGAAGTTGCTCGCGGCGCGCGCCGATCAGGTGTCGTGCAGCAAGTTGATACAACCGTTGCCGGACATTCTCATGGCCGATGAGATGCTCGCACTGAACCAGGCATTCAACCGGATGCTGCAGCGCCTCGACGATTCCTTCGCGCGCCTGTCGCGCTTTTCCTCCGATCTCGCTCACGACATGCGAACGCCGCTAACCAACCTGCTCGCCGAGTCTCAGGTGGCTTTGTCGAGACCACGGGAATCACACGAGTACCGCACCGTGATCGAATCGGGCATTGATGAAACGCAACGCCTGTCAAGGATGATCGATGACATGCTGTTCCTCGCGCGATCCGAAAATCGCGCGGATCGCGTGAACTTCGTGCGGATAGATACGCATGAGGAAGCAGCGCGGGTTGCTGGATACTACGAGACGCTTGCCAGCGAGAAGGGTGTCGCTATTCGCGTAACGGGGAAAGCGCAGATCGACGGGAACCAGTTGCTCGTGCAGCGCGCGTTGAGCAACCTGATATCGAATGCGCTCGCGCATGCGCCGATGGGCAGCGAAATCCTCGTGCAGTGTACGGAGCGCGACGCGGTATCGGAAGTCGCCGTTGTCGATACTGGGCCGGGTATCGGCGCCGAGCATCTCGGGCGTATTTTCGATCGCTTTTACCGGGTCGATCCGGCGCGCCATGAATCGGCGTTGGGTTCGGGGCTCGGACTGGCGATCGTCAGTTCAATCATGGACGAACACGATGGCGAGTGCTCGGTGACAAGCGAGCCTGGTGTGCGCACGGCGTTCGTGCTGAGTTTCAAGCGGCCTTAG
- the irlR gene encoding heavy metal response regulator transcription factor IrlR: protein MRILIVEDEVKTGAYLQKGLNEAGFVTDWVHDGVTGLHQASTEAYDLVVLDVMLPGLDGWSVLSALRRTHMTPVLLLTARGDTSDKVKGLEMGADDYVVKPFDFVELLARIRTILRRGKGRDPSVLQVADLELDITRRKATRQGDTILLTAKEFTLLWLLMRREGEVLPRSTIASQVWDINFSSDTNVVDSAVRRVRAKIDDLYPTKLIHTVRGMGYVLECRE from the coding sequence ATGCGAATTCTGATCGTTGAAGACGAGGTTAAAACAGGGGCGTATCTGCAAAAAGGCCTGAATGAAGCGGGTTTTGTGACGGACTGGGTGCACGACGGCGTGACCGGCCTGCACCAGGCGAGCACCGAGGCTTATGACCTCGTCGTGCTCGACGTCATGCTCCCGGGTCTCGATGGATGGTCGGTGCTGTCCGCGTTAAGACGCACACACATGACGCCGGTGCTGTTGCTCACGGCCCGCGGCGACACCAGCGACAAGGTTAAAGGTCTCGAGATGGGCGCCGACGATTACGTCGTGAAGCCCTTCGATTTCGTCGAACTGCTCGCGCGCATTCGCACGATCCTGCGCAGAGGGAAGGGCCGCGATCCGTCGGTTCTGCAGGTGGCCGATCTTGAACTCGATATCACGCGTCGTAAGGCGACACGCCAGGGCGATACGATTCTTCTTACCGCGAAGGAATTCACGCTGCTGTGGTTGCTCATGCGGCGCGAAGGCGAGGTACTGCCGCGCTCGACCATCGCGTCGCAGGTCTGGGACATCAACTTCAGCAGCGACACCAACGTCGTCGATTCCGCCGTGAGACGGGTCCGGGCGAAGATCGACGATCTGTATCCGACCAAGCTGATCCACACGGTGCGCGGCATGGGATATGTGCTGGAGTGTCGCGAGTGA
- a CDS encoding carbonic anhydrase — translation MNRTKRMLLENIAWATESAHGDPAFFEGLALGQSPKALWIGCSDSRVPAEIVTNCSPGDLFVHRNIANLFSPTDDNAMSVLEYAVKVLKVPDIIVCGHYGCGGVKAALLPVPSDLPHVARRIAPLCSLAHTHDEELEELAGIDERVNRLAELNVMAQVRAIRATSIVRDADHAPRVHGWIFGLHDGRIKVLMSGDPHLPHGATSSRMVSVREYLHAVETMAR, via the coding sequence ATGAACCGCACGAAACGCATGCTGCTGGAAAACATTGCATGGGCCACCGAATCGGCGCACGGCGATCCGGCATTTTTCGAGGGTCTGGCACTCGGCCAGAGTCCCAAAGCACTCTGGATCGGCTGTTCGGATAGCCGCGTGCCTGCAGAGATCGTCACAAATTGCTCGCCCGGCGATCTATTCGTTCACCGCAACATCGCGAACCTGTTTTCGCCTACCGACGACAACGCCATGAGCGTGCTTGAGTACGCAGTCAAGGTCCTGAAGGTGCCGGACATCATCGTCTGCGGGCACTATGGCTGCGGCGGCGTCAAGGCTGCGCTGCTACCCGTGCCGTCGGATCTGCCGCATGTCGCGAGGCGTATTGCGCCGTTGTGCTCGCTTGCCCACACGCACGACGAGGAACTGGAGGAGCTCGCGGGTATCGACGAGCGGGTCAACCGTCTGGCGGAACTCAACGTGATGGCGCAGGTCCGCGCGATCCGCGCCACTTCGATCGTGCGCGACGCCGATCATGCACCGCGCGTGCACGGCTGGATTTTCGGGCTGCACGACGGCCGTATCAAAGTGCTGATGTCCGGAGATCCTCATCTGCCGCACGGTGCGACAAGTAGCCGCATGGTGTCGGTACGCGAGTATCTGCATGCGGTGGAGACGATGGCTCGTTGA
- a CDS encoding SulP family inorganic anion transporter, which yields MTLREQFASFPRDMFAGTVVFLVALPLCLGIANASGVEPFAGLLAGIIGGLVVALLSGSHLSVSGPAAGLVVIVVDGIARLGSFSSFLMAVLLAGAIQFGFGMLKTGRFAAYVPSSVIKGMLAAIGLLLIIKQLPLAAGLANGNADALNAAAGTIDTPFGALSLSACAVALLSIAILASWDTKSMRRFALVRAVPAPLAVVALGIGVTLLLDVAAPGLAPPAEYRVSLPSLASFAALEQAFNWPALSQLMNPDVWRLAVTIAIVASLETLLSLEAVEQIDPKKRAAQPDRELKAQGIGNMVAGVLGALPITSVIVRSSANVHAGAQSRWSAFVHGVLLLVSVFALTAVINLIPLACLAAILIFTGLKLAKPSMFADVAKQGSARFVPFIVTIVGVLLTDLLIGIVLGIVCSIILAVRAHMQRPITMARHDDHFLLSFRKDVSFLAKVSLKAHLKSVPDHATVVVDGSRADFIDPDVRELIDEFVREAPARGIHVECRQLEPIVQEAAPYTGFRMFQRSR from the coding sequence ATGACCCTACGCGAACAGTTTGCATCGTTTCCACGCGACATGTTTGCCGGCACCGTCGTCTTTCTCGTTGCATTACCGCTGTGTCTCGGCATTGCCAACGCGTCGGGCGTCGAGCCGTTCGCCGGTCTGCTGGCCGGCATTATCGGCGGGCTCGTTGTCGCGCTGCTTAGCGGTTCGCATCTGAGCGTCAGCGGCCCGGCCGCCGGGCTCGTGGTGATCGTCGTCGACGGAATCGCAAGGCTCGGCAGTTTCTCTTCGTTCCTGATGGCGGTACTGCTCGCGGGCGCCATTCAGTTCGGCTTCGGGATGCTCAAGACCGGGCGTTTCGCCGCCTATGTGCCTTCGTCGGTCATCAAGGGCATGCTGGCCGCAATCGGTCTGCTGCTGATCATCAAGCAGCTACCGCTCGCGGCCGGGCTTGCCAACGGCAATGCAGACGCACTGAATGCAGCAGCCGGCACCATCGACACTCCGTTCGGCGCGCTCTCGCTGTCTGCCTGCGCGGTGGCGTTGCTGTCGATAGCGATCCTCGCCAGCTGGGACACCAAAAGCATGCGACGCTTCGCGCTGGTGCGTGCCGTGCCTGCGCCGCTTGCGGTTGTCGCACTCGGCATTGGAGTGACGTTGTTGCTGGACGTCGCTGCACCCGGCCTTGCGCCGCCAGCCGAGTATCGCGTGTCGTTGCCTTCGCTGGCTTCGTTTGCGGCACTGGAACAGGCGTTCAACTGGCCCGCGCTCTCGCAATTGATGAACCCCGATGTGTGGCGCCTCGCAGTCACCATCGCGATCGTCGCGAGTCTGGAAACGTTGCTTAGTCTCGAGGCGGTCGAACAGATCGATCCAAAGAAGCGCGCTGCGCAGCCCGACCGTGAGCTGAAAGCGCAAGGTATCGGCAACATGGTGGCAGGCGTACTGGGTGCACTGCCGATCACTTCCGTGATCGTGCGCAGTTCGGCCAATGTTCACGCGGGGGCGCAGAGCCGCTGGTCGGCGTTCGTGCACGGGGTGCTGCTGCTCGTCAGCGTGTTCGCGTTGACTGCCGTGATCAACCTGATTCCGCTCGCCTGTCTCGCCGCGATCCTGATCTTCACGGGGTTGAAGCTCGCCAAACCGTCGATGTTCGCGGATGTCGCAAAGCAAGGTAGTGCGCGTTTCGTGCCGTTTATCGTGACGATCGTAGGCGTGCTGCTGACCGACCTGCTGATCGGTATCGTGCTCGGCATTGTCTGCAGCATCATCCTCGCGGTTCGAGCGCACATGCAACGACCGATCACGATGGCGCGACACGACGATCACTTCCTGCTGTCTTTCCGCAAGGACGTGTCGTTTCTCGCGAAGGTGAGCCTGAAGGCGCATCTGAAGTCGGTTCCCGATCACGCGACCGTCGTTGTGGATGGTAGTCGTGCCGACTTTATCGATCCGGACGTGCGGGAGTTGATCGATGAGTTCGTGCGCGAGGCGCCTGCGCGCGGTATTCATGTCGAATGCCGGCAGCTTGAGCCCATAGTTCAGGAAGCCGCGCCGTATACCGGGTTCCGGATGTTTCAGCGCAGCCGGTAA